One window of Gavia stellata isolate bGavSte3 chromosome Z, bGavSte3.hap2, whole genome shotgun sequence genomic DNA carries:
- the CHRNB3 gene encoding LOW QUALITY PROTEIN: neuronal acetylcholine receptor subunit beta-3 (The sequence of the model RefSeq protein was modified relative to this genomic sequence to represent the inferred CDS: deleted 1 base in 1 codon; substituted 1 base at 1 genomic stop codon): MTTNVWLKQEWVDHKLSWNPEEYGGITAIRVPSESLWLPDIVLFENADGRFEGSLMTKVIVKYNGVVTWTPPASYKSSCTMDVTFFPFDRQNCSMKFGSWTYDGSMVDLILVDENVDRKDFFDNGEWEILNAKGMKGNRKDGLYSYPFVTYSFVLRRLPLFYTLFLIIPCLGLSFLTVLVFYLPSDEGEKLSLSTSVLVSLTVFLLVIEEIIPSSSKVIPLIGEYLLFIMIFVTLSIIVTVFVINVHHRSSATYHPMAPWVKRLFLQKLPRLLCMKGHVDRYSFSETEEKKTTLKSKLPGRQKYKQAKDGEKIVIAFLEKAAESIRYISRHVKKEHFIRQVGEGRARRNHSFLDSKGFQLLPFLHAFPFASSSCSHLRNFPCLINNTFFGKMHCFKGNCIVLXESLLFTNRRGHSSLSWRSSCFGII; the protein is encoded by the exons ATGACAACCAATGTGTGGCTGAAGCAG GAATGGGTCGATCACAAGCTCTCCTGGAATCCAGAGGAATACGGTGGGATCACCGCCATCCGTGTCCCTTCTGAGTCCCTGTGGCTTCCCGacattgttttgtttgaaaa TGCTGATGGACGTTTTGAAGGATCCCTGATGACCAAAGTCATAGTGAAGTACAATGGAGTGGTGACCTGGACGCCACCGGCCAGTTATAAGAGCTCCTGCACGATGGATGTGACCTTCTTCCCCTTCGACAGGCAGAACTGCTCCATGAAGTTTGGGTCATGGACATATGACGGCAGTATGGTGGACTTGATTTTAGTGGATGAAAATGTAGACAGGAAAGACTTCTTTGATAATGGGGAGTGGGAAATCTTAAATGCCAAAGGTATGAAAGGCAACAGGAAGGATGGGCTGTACTCTTACCCATTTGTCACTTACTCCTTTGTGTTGAGACGCCTTCCGCTGTTTtacactctttttttaataatcccTTGCCTGGGATTGTCATTTCTAACTGTCCTGGTGTTTTACCTGCCTTCAGATGAAGGAGAAAAGCTTTCATTGTCTACATCAGTTCTAGTCTCccttactgttttccttttagtGATTGAGGAAATAATCCCTTCTTCTTCCAAAGTCATCCCTCTGATCGGTGAGTATCTGCTGTTCATCATGATTTTTGTGACCCTCTCTATCATCGTGACTGTGTTTGTTATCAACGTCCACCACCGCTCCTCAGCAACTTATCATCCCATGGCTCCCTGGGTTAAAAGACTCTTCCTCCAGAAGTTGCCTCGGCTGCTCTGCATGAAGGGCCATGTAGATCGTTACTCCTTCTCagagactgaagaaaagaaaaccaccttGAAATCAAAGCTCCCGGGGAGGCAGAAATACAAGCAAGCaaaagatggagagaaaatTGTTATTGCCTTTCTGGAAAAGGCAGCTGAGTCCATTCGATACATTTCCAGGCATGTTAAAAAGGAACATTTCATCAGACAGGTAGGTGAAGGGAGGGCAAGGAGGAATCACAGTTTCCTTGACAGCAAGGGCTTCCAA CTCTTACCTTTTCTGCATGCCTTTCCCtttgcctcttcctcctgctctcaCCTGAGGAACTTCCCCTGCTtgataaataatacattttttggGAAAATGCATTGCTTCAAAGGGAACTGTATTGTGCTGTGAGAGTCCCTGCTCTTCACAAACAGAAGAGGCCACAGCAGCCTCTCCTGGAGGAGTTCCTGTTTTGGGATTATTTGA
- the CHRNA6 gene encoding LOW QUALITY PROTEIN: neuronal acetylcholine receptor subunit alpha-6 (The sequence of the model RefSeq protein was modified relative to this genomic sequence to represent the inferred CDS: deleted 1 base in 1 codon) → MLPDSLLSAQHKLSLSQSAQQTAVCCKCKTEIHLCTAYLQSGGLYIFLPSVSFPKPLFSKGSSILLLAMHPEGWLCWCYPAFCVWAFVFTSLIKDTTACESEERLFHKLFSQYNQFIRPVENVSEPVRVYFEVAITQLTNVDEVNQIMETNLWLRHIWNDYKLRWDPREYDGIEFVRVPADRIWKPDIVLYNNAVGDFQVEGKTKALLRYDGMITWTPPAIFKSSCPMDITFFPFDHQNCSLKFGSWTYDKAKIDLLIIGSKVDMNDFWENSEWEIVDASGYKHDIKYNCCEEIYTDITYSFYIRRLPMFYTINLIIPCLFISFLTVLVFYLPSDCGEKVTLCISVLLSLTVFLLVITETIPSTSLVIPLVGEYLLFTMIFVTLSIVITVFVLNIHYRTPTTHTMPKWVKTVFLSLLPKVLLMQRPLEQQKKNISRKNKKGSANATGKPKHSKHKDTKLHKEQRCSHCDKATELTATKRRQLSHHSLKWMAEHVEYSPEVKDVISSVQFIAENMRSQNETKEVEDDWKYVAMVIDRVFLWVFIILCVFGTAGLFIQPLIADT, encoded by the exons ATGCTGCCCGACTCCCTTCTCTCTGCACAACATAAGCTCTCCTTGTCTCAGTCTGCTCAACAGACTGCAGTTTGCtgcaaatgcaaaactgaaatccaTCTTTGTACCGCCTACTTACAGTCC GGGGGCTTGTACATCTTCttgccttctgtttctttccccaAACCTCTCTTCTCAAAAGGAAGCTCTATTCTGCTGCTAGCGATGCATCCTGAGGGGTGGCTATGTTGGTGTTACCCTGCTTTCTGTGTGTGGGCATTCGTGTTCACATCCTTGATTAAAG ATACCACAGCCTGTGAATCAGAGGAACGGTTATTTCACAAACTCTTCTCCCAGTACAACCAGTTCATCAGGCCAGTGGAAAATGTGTCTGAACCTGTCAGAGTGTATTTTGAAGTGGCCATTACCCAGCTTACAAATGTG GATGAAGTCAATCAGATTATGGAAACAAATTTGTGGCTAAGACAC ATTTGGAATGACTACAAGTTGCGATGGGATCCCAGAGAATATGATGGCATTGAATTTGTTCGGGTACCAGCAGATAGAATTTGGAAACCAGATATTGTCTTGTATAATAA TGCTGTGGGAGATTTTCAAGTTGAAGGCAAGACCAAAGCCCTCCTTCGCTATGACGGAATGATCACCTGGACCCCaccagctatttttaaaagctcctGTCCTATGGATATtacctttttcccatttgatcATCAGAACTGTTCACTGAAATTTGGCTCATGGACCTATGACAAAGCCAAAATTGATCTTCTGATCATTGGATCCAAAGTAGATATGAATGACTTTTGGGAAAATAGTGAATGGGAAATAGTTGATGCTTCTGGCTACAAACATGACATCAAATATAACTGCTGTGAAGAGATCTACACAGACATAACATATTCCTTTTATATTCGAAGGTTGCCAATGTTTTACACCATAAATCTGATCATTCCCTGTCTCTTCATCTCATTCCTGACTGTGTTAGTTTTTTACCTGCCATCTGACTGTGGTGAGAAAGTGACTCTTTGCATCTCTGTGCTCCTTTCTTTGACTGTATTTTTACTGGTGATCACAGAAACGATCCCATCCACCTCTTTAGTAATTCCCCTCGTAGGTGAATATTTACTCTTCACTATGATATTTGTGACTCTGTCAATTGTCATCACGGTGTTTGTCCTGAATATACATTACAGGACTCCAACCACACACACAATGCCCAAGTGGGTAAAAACCGTCTTTCTTAGTCTGCTCCCCAAAGTCCTATTGATGCAGAGGCCCctagaacagcagaaaaaaaacatctccaggaaaaacaagaaaggatCAGCCAATGCAACAGGCAAGCCAAAGCACAGCAAACACAAAGATACCAAATTACACAAGGAGCAGCGATGCAGTCACTGTGATAAGGCAACTGAACTCACTGCCACCAAAAGAAGACAACTAAGCCATCATTCACTGAAATGGATGGCAGAGCACGTGGAGTACTCCCCAGAAGTGAAGGATGTAATTAGCAGTGTTCAGTTCATCGCAGAGAACATGAGGTCTCAAAATGAAACCAAAGAG gtGGAAGATGATTGGAAATACGTAGCTATGGTGATAGACAGAGTATTTCTCTGGGTATTTATAATCCTTTGTGTGTTTGGGACTGCAGGGCTCTTTATCCAGCCGCTAATAGCAGATACATAA